A window of Choristoneura fumiferana chromosome 8, NRCan_CFum_1, whole genome shotgun sequence contains these coding sequences:
- the vir gene encoding LOW QUALITY PROTEIN: VIR_N domain-containing protein (The sequence of the model RefSeq protein was modified relative to this genomic sequence to represent the inferred CDS: inserted 1 base in 1 codon), whose protein sequence is MSAIDQPDLLFFDTFSHDTSEELNLDLVQFPKSVFVREIRIIPLGARVEGDFPGGVRLGATNPTKFHIDFFVNDLSKPGASTFEALGSLDYCQNGQIHMECGDTLEQPRIPTDGLVLRGWYTTITLAVYGNLTQVITEAPVGVNPPAVQRPSIPREVASVPNVPPPEWNPEASNPIPTYTGPVAAAQDTYGPNYAPENYDIPYRTDYYDNEPPKDPRTYHIDDDWEKDRRALSLDREGDRLRHSPRSIELDRDRDRREGRSRRRSLDRGRSRDSSRHRDRSRDLDRIDRLHSRSRSRDRDYVVKGEYRPLSRSRSRSIDRDRLRGPSNDRDWDRGSYKKDDYRRHSSYDRSRGGSYDKRSGSYERRSPYDKRAPSYERKPSYEKRGPSYEKRLSPRSSSYERRAPSYEKQPPYDKKRHSPYSRIRTSSYGSRSPSRDDPRKRPRTPPAETARRPLSPREGDASSPINPIRPEEVGDYDRSGKQIPRVDFYHQSYRHKNPIRSPSQEVENAPYVEPQHSSLVTVQIVDTTAPKPIESPVRNAEEEPSMDAEQFEPILSDEDICDDLEAPYMEVDYDVNEYDGIDDIIKYFNPFKNDWKQYEHVNNIYRLATDRKEEVKDVMTASFDELCDASPDLFKMSELSKAAKKRDQKFSSNTFSEIDNVVREEWVHQCEQLTSALTNLCANTDIILRIFKNSVKIEDSEEFADIYNLLAAFCRIGLNFDFALTQQLATYKIRHMKCGIRLAEALLSHRHNELVMKVLLNAGIDVQMLLLEMYSKEYMALSIRLMILKALNACLSSKVALDHFMREAVYPKFGKKESDTDKNPKNGYQALISIMQTNPLARIKFSISALIKKLNIYELLEKLHDLVLVFNKTAAENSQAEDAELSESDTDFIVNCLEELLYMYRSHCFHISQPKRFLPVSAQFEISKDCSNETLLEFFKIHHFLEVCLYLLTCPTTCNNLVVISPIHDLIYELVHSQNGLHFLYRNMELSELLFKTLVQPYGQQNTDEFLFPHDLSNYTDLQVLGLELAYRLKAVHYLESICDLQAGKVDENELIDRLQALYCLSFGSIGRTAVPDVIAMDDKAECLMEVFEKELRSKNKSESPSKQKSPAKGYAIELIVSAVRYAATVPFLKRYGNRLINVAKEHDRFEPSVSSVLQEAIPYLKPVEKTSLLSGEDMGECVEILKATLEQAPDLPGELMTCLRILRHFCISDYESNVSIASESATDEYIELKYKYNVLQLFSLDGVAHLAGILDRLSVHFDQPAMHTAFFASVKGLQLAQILQPCLRLLDEMLARVVRCRGSRFRDLTAAPVLLKTYGIAKAYPVGSVGYRTATKAAEAAVKALLAYAQPIADHATDGDSIRRGAWTSLCSEVISYITTAPYTFVPGLLVFSELLPLPLPMQTKTPPTERELADASNERRLWSAHLHALSNDLTDMIQIICMSTYRPVVHMLRRVCVQIADLAPNTAATVARAAVGAVTRELKQGEPATASSARVMGFLACLVSHAPVKCAVLHAMNSGGPKSTDVQTALCGVLSLANASNEHAAAQEFAAHALAAFCDAEVTLTPLHAPTDVLLANSLPGKETLAAFLEASANCLESATKTCAVASAILRAYFVLTEHQYGFLQFKKFVTKKREALGKFFKWVLEGPGEDKAECMSLYLDLIRILRVEEGEGPVGRKTVLTEEEVADMVGYTAGDEHPALTLEQILKERSADDDAVANAAFLAACLKLKPPEDPPETLEPVLPAPETLVAQFTARTIYAIGEASDERLTSSYWLNLPAVGGEDDVNDTELVLCDIMEVARLVGAGADAVAGAVRRLAGTRAAXPPEDPRPAVALRSVRAEAGGGGGGGAGGGGGGADAFRSRPPNTSRPPSLHVDDFTALHPPYGKPQQRGMRRGAGAPDRGRFASAAPVHAHYRQLRGRGAWELGGQHFGHFPPASQYMMSGMGWGGARMQRGPRHRSFMR, encoded by the exons GTTGGTACACAACCATCACTCTTGCTGTATATGGGAATCTCACACAAGTGATCACAGAAGCCCCTGTAGGAGTGAACCCTCCAGCAGTCCAACGACCCTCCATCCCACGCGAAGTTGCCTCAGTGCCGAACGTACCACCACCCGAGTGGAACCCAGAAGCTTCCAATCCCATACCCACTTACACTGGCCCAGTTGCCGCTGCTCAAGATACTTACGGACCAAACTATGCTCCAGAAAACTATGATATTCCATACCGCACCGATTACTACGATAATGAACCTCCGAAAGACCCTAGGACGTACCATATCGATGATGACTGGGAAAAAGACCGAAGAGCTTTAAGCCTTGATCGAGAGGGAGATAGATTGCGGCACAGCCCACGTTCCATCGAGTTGGATAGAGACAGGGATAGGAGAGAAGGTCGGAGCCGCAGAAGGTCTCTTGACAGAGGCCGAAGTCGTGATTCGTCTCGACATCGCGATCGCAGTCGAGACTTGGATAGAATAGACCGTCTGCATTCAAGATCCAGGAGCCGAGATAGAGACTATGTAGTTAAAGGGGAATATCGACCGCTGAGCAGGTCGAGATCGCGTAGCATCGACAGGGATCGATTGCGAGGACCTTCCAACGACCGCGACTGGGACAGGGGGTCTTACAAAAAGGATGATTACAGACGCCACTCGTCGTACGACAGATCGCGCGGCGGCTCGTACGACAAACGATCCGGGTCCTACGAGAGACGCTCGCCGTACGACAAGAGAGCTCCCTCTTATGAACGCAAGCCTTCTTACGAGAAACGGGGGCCTTCTTATGAAAAAAGATTGTCACCGAGATCATCTTCTTATGAACGACGCGCTCCGTCTTATGAAAAACAGCCTCCGTACGACAAGAAGAGACACTCCCCTTACAGTCGAATTCGGACTTCCAGTTATGGAAGCAGATCTCCAAGCCGTGACGACCCTCGAAAAAGACCTAGAACACCCCCAGCTGAAACAGCTAGGCGTCCCTTGTCACCCAGAGAAGGGGATGCTTCAAGCCCCATTAACCCCATCAGACCTGAAGAAGTGGGCGACTACGACCGAAGCGGGAAACAGATCCCCCGAGTTGACTTTTACCATCAGAGCTACAGGCATAAGAACCCGATTAGGAGTCCTTCGCAAGAAGTGGAGAATGCTCCTTATGTGGAACCACAACATTCTAGTTTGGTGACAGTCCAAATTGTTGATACCACGGCGCCGAAACCTATTGAATCACCCGTTCGCAACGCTGAAGAAGAGCCGTCTATGGATGCGGAGCAATTCGAACCGATTCTTTCCGACGAGGATATATGCGACGATCTGGAGGCACCGTACATGGAAGTGGATTATGACGTCAACGAATACGATGGCATTGatgatattataaaatacttcaaCCCATTCAAGAATGATTGGAAGCAGTATGAACACGTCAATAATATTTACAGACTTGCTACTGATAGGAAAGAAGAAGTGAAAGATGTTATGACAGCCAGTTTTGACGAGCTATGCGACGCCAGCCCGGATTTGTTTAAGATGTCTGAACTCTCCAAAGCGGCTAAGAAGAGAGACCAGAAGTTCTCTTCAAATACTTTCAGTGAAATTGATAACGTGGTGAGAGAAGAGTGGGTGCATCAGTGCGAGCAATTGACATCGGCTTTGACGAACCTCTGTGCAAATACtgatattattttaagaatttttaaaaacagcGTCAAAATTGAAGACTCTGAGGAATTTGCGGACATCTACAATTTGTTGGCTGCTTTTTGCCGTATCGGGCTGAACTTTGATTTCGCCTTGACTCAACAACTAGCTACATATAAAATAAGGCATATGAAATGCGGTATTCGTTTAGCTGAAGCATTACTGTCTCACAGACATAATGAACTGGTAATGAAAGTATTACTGAATGCTGGAATAGATGTGCAAATGCTACTTTTGGAAATGTACTCCAAAGAGTACATGGCTCTAAGCATTCGCCTCATGATCTTAAAAGCGCTGAATGCTTGCCTCTCCTCGAAGGTTGCACTGGACCATTTTATGCGCGAAGCCGTTTATCCGAAATTCGGTAAAAAAGAAAGCGACACCGACAAAAATCCAAAGAACGGTTATCAAGCACTTATTTCAATCATGCAAACCAATCCTCTTGCCAGAATAAAGTTTTCGATCagtgctttaattaaaaaacttaatatctatGAATTGTTGGAGAAATTACACGACTTGGTGTTGGTTTTTAATAAAACGGCAGCTGAGAACAGTCAAGCCGAGGATGCAGAACTTTCGGAGTCGGACACAGACTTCATTGTCAACTGTCTGGAAGAGCTACTGTACATGTACCGCTCACACTGCTTCCATATTTCCCAGCCGAAGCGCTTCCTCCCCGTCTCCGCACAATTCGAGATCAGCAAAGACTGCTCCAACGAAACATTACTTGAGTTCTTCAAGATACACCACTTTCTAGAAGTCTGCTTATACCTCCTGACATGCCCGACAACTTGCAACAATTTGGTCGTCATAAGCCCGATACACGATCTCATCTACGAACTAGTACATTCGCAGAACGGCTTGCACTTCCTTTATAGAAACATGGAGTTGAGTGAACTACTATTCAAGACCTTAGTCCAGCCGTATGGTCAACAGAACACCGACGAGTTCCTCTTTCCCCATGATTTAAGTAACTACACAGACCTACAAGTTCTCGGTTTAGAACTGGCGTACAGACTTAAAGCGGTACATTATTTGGAGTCCATCTGCGACCTGCAAGCGGGCAAGGTGGACGAGAACGAGTTGATAGATAGACTCCAAGCTTTGTACTGCCTGAGTTTCGGTAGCATCGGCAGAACCGCTGTACCGGACGTCATCGCTATGGACGATAAGGCAGAATGCCTAATGGAAGTGTTCGAAAAAGAATTGAGatctaaaaataaaagtgaATCGCCGTCGAAGCAGAAGTCCCCTGCGAAGGGATACGCTATAGAATTGATAGTGTCGGCGGTACGGTACGCGGCCACAGTACCATTTTTGAAAAGGTACGGTAACCGGCTTATTAACGTCGCAAAAGAACACGACAGGTTCGAGCCGAGCGTCTCGAGTGTTCTTCAAGAAGCCATCCCTTACTTAAAACCTGTCGAGAAGACCAGTCTCTTATCGGGGGAGGACATGGGCGAATGTGTGGAGATACTCAAAGCTACACTAGAGCAAGCGCCGGACTTGCCCGGAGAGCTGATGACTTGCCTGAGGATCTTGCGCCATTTCTGCATTTCAGACTATGAATCAAACGTATCCATCGCCAGCGAATCAGCTACCGACGAATACAtcgaattaaaatacaaatacaacgTGCTTCAGCTATTTTCTCTAGACGGAGTGGCGCATCTGGCGGGCATTTTGGATCGCTTGTCGGTGCACTTCGACCAACCGGCCATGCATACGGCGTTCTTCGCCTCCGTAAAGGGACTACAGTTGGCTCAGATTTTGCAACCTTGTCTGAGGCTGCTGGATGAGATGCTGGCGAGAGTGGTAAGATGCCGGGGCTCGCGGTTCCGCGATCTAACAGCAGCCCCCGTGCTGCTCAAAACATATGGTATTGCTAAAGCGTATCCCGTTGGATCAGTTGGGTATAGGACAGCAACTAAGGCAGCGGAAGCAGCTGTGAAGGCATTGCTAGCTTACGCACAACCGATCGCTGACCATGCTACAGACGGCGACTCCATCCGCCGCGGCGCGTGGACTTCCCTGTGCTCCGAAGTAATCTCATATATAACAACGGCACCCTACACTTTCGTCCCCGGTCTTCTGGTCTTCTCCGAGCTCCTGCCTCTACCTTTACCGATGCAGACGAAAACGCCTCCAACTGAAAGGGAGCTAGCTGACGCGTCTAACGAAAGAAGGTTATGGTCGGCACATCTTCACGCGCTATCCAACGACCTGACTGACATGATCCAGATTATTTGCATGTCGACTTATAGGCCAGTCGTCCACATGTTGCGGAGAGTGTGTGTACAGATAGCCGATTTAGCGCCTAATACGGCAGCGACTGTAGCGAGGGCGGCCGTCGGAGCGGTGACAAGAGAGTTGAAACAAGGGGAACCTGCGACTGCTAGTTCAGCTCGCGTGATGGGGTTCCTTGCTTGCTTGGTGTCGCATGCACCGGTCAAATGCGCTGTGCTCCACGCAATGAACAGCGGGGGACCTAAATCGACGGACGTTCAGACAGCCTTATGTGGCGTGTTAAGCTTGGCTAACGCGTCGAACGAGCACGCGGCCGCCCAAGAGTTCGCCGCTCACGCTCTAGCAGCCTTCTGTGACGCAGAAGTCACCTTAACCCCCCTACATGCTCCTACAGACGTTTTACTCGCTAACTCTTTACCCGGAAAAGAAACGTTAGCAGCGTTTTTAGAAGCGTCAGCGAATTGCTTAGAATCTGCGACTAAAACGTGCGCGGTAGCTTCAGCTATATTACGAGCGTATTTTGTACTGACTGAACACCAGTACGGGTTTTTACAGTTCAAGAAATTCGTCACGAAAAAGCGAGAGGCTTTGGGCAAGTTTTTCAAGTGGGTGCTGGAAGGTCCCGGGGAGGATAAGGCGGAGTGCATGAGTCTGTATCTGGATCTGATCCGGATCCTGAGGGTCGAAGAAGGGGAGGGGCCAGTGGGGCGGAAAACCGTGCTAACTGAGGAAGAGGTGGCCGATATGGTCGGGTACACGGCCGGCGATGAACATCCTGCTTTGACACTGGAGCAGATACTGAAG GAGCGTTCAGCGGACGACGACGCCGTCGCCAACGCGGCCTTCCTCGCCGCCTGTCTCAAGCTGAAGCCTCCCGAAGACCCGCCGGAGACCCTGGAGCCCGTGCTGCCGGCGCCAGAGACGCTGGTCGCCCAGTTCACCGCCAGGACCATATATGCTATTGGAGAGGCCAGCGACGAACGGCTTACTTCCAGCTATTGGCTGAATTTGCCAGCCGTTGGCGGGGAGGACGATGTTAATGATACTGAATTG GTGCTGTGCGACATAATGGAAGTGGCCCGGCTGGTGGGCGCGGGCGCGGACGCGGTGGCGGGCGCCGTGCGGCGGCTGGCCGGCacgcgcgccg ccccgccAGAGGACCCGAGACCCGCCG TGGCGCTCCGCAGCGTGCGGGCGGAGgcggggggcggcggcgggggagGGGCCggtggcgggggcgggggcgcggACGCGTTCCGGTCGCGGCCGCCCAACACGTCGCGCCCGCCCTCGCTGCACGTCGACGACTTCACCGCGCTGCACCCGCCCTACGGAAAGCCGCAGCAACG CGGCATGAgacgcggcgccggcgccccgGACCGCGGCCGCTTCGCGTCAGCCGCCCCCGTACATGCGCACTACCGACAACT GCGAGGGCGCGGCGCGTGGGAGCTGGGCGGCCAACACTTCGGCCACTTCCCGCCCGCCTCGCAGTACATGATGA GCGGCATGGGCTGGGGCGGCGCGCGCATGCAGCGCGGCCCGCGGCACCGCTCCTTCATGCGATAG
- the LOC141430090 gene encoding E3 ubiquitin-protein ligase znrf2 isoform X3, which yields MGIIIGTCVPDAEPDAAAYGAQLRRPPRRILYGIKCPVCSKFVLPDDIECHLVMCLTRPRLSYNEDVLSDSKGECVICLEELSAGDTIARLPCLCIYHKGCIDQWFEVNRSCPEHPGD from the exons ATGGGGATCATTATAGGGACGTGTGTGCCTGATGCGGAGCCCGACGCGGCGGCCTACGGGGCGCAGCTGCGGCGCCCGCCCAGAAGGATACTATATG gCATCAAGTGCCCGGTGTGCAGCAAATTCGTGCTGCCCGACGACATAGAATGCCACCTCGTCATGTGCCTCACCAGGCCTCGCCTTTCATATAACG AGGACGTGCTGAGCGATTCGAAGGGCGAGTGTGTGATCTGCCTGGAGGAGCTCAGCGCCGGCGACACCATCGCGCGGCTGCCCTGCCTCTGCATCTACCACAAAGG ATGTATAGACCAATGGTTCGAAGTGAACAGATCGTGCCCGGAGCACCCGGGCGACTAG
- the LOC141430091 gene encoding uncharacterized protein, with the protein MLLLLSCLVILPSARAFIDCSMACKQCRDELQDYHMREVYCAMCRECRERRRERRAMQQELRDRDYGWEPQEQQEPPPGCPTPPDCTDTSSEILNGDITPTEATTCMPVTTARTCPPIIPCRDRKKMTEKHSPTTTPSTTPLPPVTPAYMPCVPCMSMCPCPANQQVVASPLVAPSTMPPTTAQDFFYLYIGFPKGALNKTDE; encoded by the exons ATGCTTCTCCTGCTATCCTGTCTGGTGATCCTACCCTCGGCCAGAGCGTTCATAGACTGCAGCATGGCTTGCAAACAGTGTCGCGACGAACTGCAGGACTATCATATGCGGGAGGTCTACTGCGCCATGTGCCGCGAGTGCCGAGAGCGCAGGCGCGAGAGGAGAGCCATGCAGCAGGAGCTGAGGGACAGAGACTACGGCTGGGAGCCTCAGGAACAACAGG AGCCACCCCCAGGATGCCCGACGCCACCGGACTGCACCGATACGAGCTCCGAGATACTAAACGGCGACATAACCCCCACCGAGGCGACCACCTGCATGCCCGTCACCACCGCTCGGACGTGCCCCCCAATCATACCATGCAGGGACCGAAAGAAGATGACGGAAAAACATTCCCCAACAACGACGCCATCAACGACCCCCTTACCTCCTGTAACACCCGCGTACATGCCCTGTGTCCCTTGCATGTCAATGTGCCCGTGTCCCGCAAACCAGCAAGTGGTGGCGTCGCCTTTGGTAGCACCATCCACCATGCCACCGACGACAGCCCAGGATTTCTTCTACCTTTACATCGGCTTTCCGAAAGGTGCTCTTAATAAAACTGATGAGTGA